In the genome of Pseudomonas sp. Teo4, the window CGCAGGTGCCCTTCGTCGACGTGGTCACGACCATGCTCGATCCGAGTATCCCGCAGACCACCAACGAGTACGATGAGTGGGGCAACCCCGAAACCGCATGCGAGTATGACTACATGCTGTCCTACTCGCCCTATGACAATGTGCGGCGCCAGGCTTACCCGGCGTTGTACGTGACGACAGGGTTGTGGGACCCGCATGTGCAGTATTGGGAACCGGCCAAATGGGTGGCCAAGCTACGGGCACACAACACCGGGAACTACCCGATCGTATTGCGCACCGACATGCAGGCGGGGCACGGTGGCAAGAGCGGGCGCTCTGGTTTTTATCAGGAGTTGGCTGAGGTGTACGCGTTCGTGTTGCAGCAACTGGGTTTCGATGGTGCGTTGGATTCTCCCGGAAAACCTGGGTGAGGTGCCGAGTTGTCGGATAGGCAGGTTCGGCCCCATCGCCGGCAAGCCAGCTCCCACAGGTTCAGCGGTGATCTCGTGGTCGGCGCGGTCATTGTGGGAGCCGGCTTGCCGGCGATGGGGCTGCGATGCAGCCCCTCAGAATTCACCTGTTCCCACGGCGCACATGCTTGACCAACACTTTCTCAAGCAACTCCCACATCTGCGGGTCGGTACTGAACGCCACGTTGAATCGCATCCACCCGGTCGCCTGCGCATCGACCATGAACAATTGCCCAGGCCCGAGCATGATCCCTTGCTCCAGCGCATCGTCCAGCAACGCGGCGCTGTCTGGGATCGCCGGATGGCGGGTCCAGATGTACATGCCTTCATCCGACTCGATGAACAGCTCGAAGCCCAACCGGTGCAGGTGCCGGCCCACTTCCTGGTGCGCCTCGGCCAGGCGCTGGCGCAGGCGTTTGAGGTGCTTGCGCCAGCGGCCATCGATGACCGCGGCGTAGACCACGCGCTCCATCACCTGTGAAGTGGTCAGGCCCGAGCGCATCTTCAGGTGCAGCAGCTTCTGCATCAGCTCCGGGTTGGCCAGCATGTAGCCGACCCGCACGTTGGGTGAGATGCTCTTGGAGTAACTGCCCACGTAAACCACCTGCTGCAGGTGGTCGAGGCTGGCCAGGCAAGGCTGCGGCTCGGCGACCATGTCGGCGTACAGGTTGTTCTCCACCAGGCGGAAACCATGCTTGCTGGCCAGTTGCAGCAGGCGGTGCAGCTGCGGCAGCGGGGTGCGCGAACAGGTTGGGCTGTGCAGGTGCGGCTGGGTGAAGAACGCCGTGGGGCGGTGGTGCGTCAGCAACTGCTCCAGGTGGTTCAGGTCGTAGCCGGCCGGCGTGCGGGGCACCCCCACCAGGGTGGCGCCCTGGGTACGCAGAATGCTCATCAGGTTGGGGTAACCGGGGTCGTCCACCAGCACCACATCGCCTGGGCGCACCAGGGTGCGTGCGGCCAGGTCCAGGGCCTGGCTGGCGCCGTGGGTCAGCATCAGTTGCGCCGGGTTGGCGACGATCGACAGCTCCTGCTGCAGGTTCTGCGCGGTCAGCGTGCGCAACTCCAGCAGGCCCATCGGGTCGCCATAGCCGGACAGCTCCAGCGGGCTGCCGGCCACCTGACGCAAGCCGCGGCGCAGGCCATCTTCGTACATCCAGTCGTTCGGCAACCAGCCACAACCGGGCTTGAATGGCAGTTGGCGGATCTCAAAGATTTGCTGCAGATACCACTCGGAGTTAAACGTTGGTCGACTGGTGTCGGCCTCGACGCTGTGGTTGTCCAGCAACTCGCCCGCTGCGCGATTGACGAAAAAACCCGCATTGCCACGGCTCACCAGCAGCCCTTGGGCCACCAGGCGATCATAGGCTTCGACCACGGTGAAGGTGCTCACCGAATAGGTCGCGGCAAAGGCGCGGATAGACGGCACCTTGGCTCCAGGCTTGAGGGTCTGGTTGTCGATCAGCGCGCGCACCCCGTCGATGATCTGGTTGACCAACGGGGTTGGAGCGTCTGGATGTAGTTCAAACATTGGGGTGCCTTCAGGTGTGCAAAACGCTGGGCGTCTGCGGGGTACTGCGGGTGTATTGCATGGGCGGCCTGTACAGTGCAGCGCGTATTTCATGCCACTGTGCATGGCTCTCTGCGTCGGACATTTTTACATTACGTGTCAGATATCGCCACATAAAGCATGTTCAGTCCGCTCCAGGGGCAACCTTGGGGCGCGTAAGCAGGCCGCCATGGAAGGCCTGCGTGTGTTTGTGCACACCTTCCTGCCCGCATTAGCGCTGATGTACAGGTGAGACCGCTAGCCATCGGGGTCTCACAGTTTTCCTTGGATAAAAAGAAGCACGGGGTACACAACTGATGGGAGCAACATCCACAACCACCACCGCCAAAGGCGAGCACGAGAGCAAGCTTAGCGCTTCGCTCAAGTCGCGCCACCTGACGATGATGTCGATCGCCGGGGTTATCGGCGGCGCCTTGTTCGTCGGTTCCGGCAGCGTGATTCACAGCGCCGGCCCGGCCGCTGTCCTGGCGTACCTCGCCGGCGGCATCCTGGTGGTCCTGATCATGCGCATGCTGGGTGAAATGGCGACGTCCTCGCCAGACACCGGCTCGTTCTCGACCTACGCCGACCGCGCCATTGGCCGCTGGGCCGGTTTCACCATCGGTTGGCTGTACTGGTGGTACTGGGTCATCCTGATGGCCTGGGAAGCTTATGTGGCGGGCAAGATCCTGCACGGTTTCTTCCCCGACGTGAGCGTCAACGTGTTCGTGCTGGCCACGACCCTGGTGCTGATCACCGTCAACTTCTTCAACGTCAAGCACTACGGCGAGTTCGAGTTCTGGTTCGCGTTGATCAAGGTGGTGGCGATTGTCTGCTTCCTGGTGGTGTGTACCGCTGCGGTGATGAACGTCTGGCAGTTCGGTGAAGTGCGCGGCATGACCCACCTGACCGCCGAAGGCTTCATGCCCAATGGCATCACCACCGTGATCGGTGCGCTGCTTGGGGTGATGTTCGCCTTCCTCGGCGCCGAGATCGTGACCATCGCGGCTTCCGAAGCAAAAGACCCGGCTGCCCAGATCGTCAAGGCCACCAACTCGGTGGTATGGCGTGTGTGCCTGTTCTACGTCGGTTCGATCTTCCTGATCGTCTGCCTGGTGCCTTGGAACGACCCGCACCTGGGTGAGTCTGGCTACGGCGCCTACCGTCGTACCCTTGAGCTGCTGGGCGTGCCTTACGCCGAGCTGCTGATGAACTTCGTGGTACTGACCTCGGTCAGCAGCTGCCTGATCTCCGGCCACTACACCGCTTCGCGCATGCTGTTCTCCCTGGCCCAGCGTGGCGACGCACCGTCGTTCTTCAAGATCACCCGTGCCGGCACTGGCGTTCCGGTGTACGCGATCATCGGTTCCTGCGCTGTGGCCGTGGTGTGCGCGCTGATCAACTTCAGCGAGACCCTGCGTCCGAAAGACGTGCTGGATACCCTGATGAACACCACCGGCATGATCGCACTGCTGGTGTACCTGGTGATTGCCTTCTCGCAGCTGCGCATGCGCCGCAAGCTGATCGCCGAAGGCAAGGAAGTGCGCCTGAAGATGTGGCTGTTCCCTTGGCTGACCTACCTGGTGATCGCGTTCATCGTGGCTGCCCTGGTGACCATGGCGTTCATGCCTGACTACCAGATCCTGGTGGTCTCCACCGGTA includes:
- a CDS encoding PLP-dependent aminotransferase family protein; translated protein: MFELHPDAPTPLVNQIIDGVRALIDNQTLKPGAKVPSIRAFAATYSVSTFTVVEAYDRLVAQGLLVSRGNAGFFVNRAAGELLDNHSVEADTSRPTFNSEWYLQQIFEIRQLPFKPGCGWLPNDWMYEDGLRRGLRQVAGSPLELSGYGDPMGLLELRTLTAQNLQQELSIVANPAQLMLTHGASQALDLAARTLVRPGDVVLVDDPGYPNLMSILRTQGATLVGVPRTPAGYDLNHLEQLLTHHRPTAFFTQPHLHSPTCSRTPLPQLHRLLQLASKHGFRLVENNLYADMVAEPQPCLASLDHLQQVVYVGSYSKSISPNVRVGYMLANPELMQKLLHLKMRSGLTTSQVMERVVYAAVIDGRWRKHLKRLRQRLAEAHQEVGRHLHRLGFELFIESDEGMYIWTRHPAIPDSAALLDDALEQGIMLGPGQLFMVDAQATGWMRFNVAFSTDPQMWELLEKVLVKHVRRGNR
- a CDS encoding amino acid permease; protein product: MGATSTTTTAKGEHESKLSASLKSRHLTMMSIAGVIGGALFVGSGSVIHSAGPAAVLAYLAGGILVVLIMRMLGEMATSSPDTGSFSTYADRAIGRWAGFTIGWLYWWYWVILMAWEAYVAGKILHGFFPDVSVNVFVLATTLVLITVNFFNVKHYGEFEFWFALIKVVAIVCFLVVCTAAVMNVWQFGEVRGMTHLTAEGFMPNGITTVIGALLGVMFAFLGAEIVTIAASEAKDPAAQIVKATNSVVWRVCLFYVGSIFLIVCLVPWNDPHLGESGYGAYRRTLELLGVPYAELLMNFVVLTSVSSCLISGHYTASRMLFSLAQRGDAPSFFKITRAGTGVPVYAIIGSCAVAVVCALINFSETLRPKDVLDTLMNTTGMIALLVYLVIAFSQLRMRRKLIAEGKEVRLKMWLFPWLTYLVIAFIVAALVTMAFMPDYQILVVSTGIAAAVVVAMGVVHQIRSAKRH